A genomic window from Qipengyuania oceanensis includes:
- a CDS encoding flavin-containing monooxygenase: protein MASEALAAPVDKEALRRKYAEERDKRLRTDGSAQYVRLEREYSDLAVDPYTPRKERAPRTDHVTFAFIGGGFAGLVVGARLKDAGINDVRIIEKGGDFGGTWYWNRYPGAQCDTASMIYMPLLEETGHMPSEKYAHAPEIRDHCSRIGETFDLYDNALFHTQVTDLEWDAGRSVWIVRTDRGDEFTAKYVGMGTGPLHVAKLPGLPGIDEFRGKSFHTSRWDYEYTGGTPEGDPMTGLADKRVAIIGTGATAVQVVPNVSRDAKELYVFQRTPSSVDERNNKPLERDWFDEVTGPGWQKKWQENFVANLGVGFPAEDLVDDGWTDLGKRIRAQVIDMPPEQRTPEGIMAAFEDADNQKMSEIRARAEAIVGGEAGEKLKAWYRQLCKRPCFHDEYLQAFTRPNTHLVDTDGKGVERITEKGVIANGEEYEVDCIVYASGFEVGTDFHDRAGFDVTGRDGQKLSDYWAGGMRSLHGLHVHGFPNMFVVQQNQAAAFIANYPHNLVDHADTVACIVKHAEGEGHASVEPSAEAEQAWIDFLLTGPGARLGSTECTPGYYNNEGQGYGEQERFAMGHPAGAQGFFTHIDQWRKAGTFEGLEFS, encoded by the coding sequence ATGGCGAGCGAAGCGCTGGCAGCACCCGTCGACAAGGAGGCCTTGCGCCGCAAGTATGCCGAGGAGCGCGACAAGCGCCTTCGTACAGACGGCTCGGCGCAATATGTGCGCCTGGAGCGCGAGTATTCCGACCTCGCAGTCGATCCCTACACGCCTCGCAAGGAGCGTGCCCCGCGCACCGATCATGTCACCTTCGCCTTCATCGGCGGCGGGTTTGCCGGGCTGGTCGTCGGAGCGCGGCTAAAGGATGCGGGCATCAACGACGTGCGCATCATCGAGAAGGGCGGCGACTTCGGCGGCACCTGGTACTGGAACCGCTATCCCGGCGCCCAATGCGATACCGCATCCATGATCTACATGCCGCTGCTCGAGGAAACCGGGCACATGCCGAGCGAGAAATACGCTCATGCCCCGGAAATCCGCGACCATTGCAGTCGGATCGGCGAGACCTTCGACCTTTATGACAACGCCCTGTTCCACACGCAGGTGACCGATCTGGAATGGGATGCAGGGCGCTCTGTCTGGATCGTTCGCACCGACCGTGGCGACGAATTCACCGCCAAATACGTCGGCATGGGCACCGGACCTCTCCATGTCGCCAAGCTGCCGGGCCTGCCCGGTATCGACGAGTTCCGGGGCAAGAGCTTTCACACCAGCCGCTGGGACTACGAGTATACCGGCGGTACGCCCGAAGGCGATCCGATGACCGGCCTTGCCGACAAGCGCGTGGCGATCATCGGTACGGGTGCGACGGCCGTGCAGGTCGTGCCGAACGTCTCGCGCGATGCAAAGGAACTCTACGTGTTCCAGCGCACGCCCTCGAGTGTCGACGAGCGCAACAACAAGCCGCTCGAGCGCGACTGGTTCGACGAGGTGACCGGACCCGGCTGGCAGAAGAAATGGCAGGAGAATTTCGTCGCCAATCTCGGTGTCGGCTTCCCGGCCGAAGACCTGGTCGACGACGGCTGGACCGATCTGGGCAAGCGCATCCGGGCACAGGTCATCGACATGCCGCCGGAGCAGCGCACGCCCGAAGGGATCATGGCCGCGTTCGAGGACGCCGATAACCAGAAGATGAGCGAAATCCGCGCCCGTGCCGAGGCGATCGTCGGCGGCGAAGCGGGCGAGAAGCTCAAGGCCTGGTACCGCCAGCTGTGCAAGCGCCCGTGCTTCCACGACGAGTATCTGCAGGCCTTCACGCGCCCGAACACCCATCTCGTCGATACCGACGGCAAGGGGGTCGAACGGATCACCGAAAAAGGCGTGATCGCAAACGGCGAGGAGTACGAGGTCGATTGCATCGTCTATGCTTCCGGTTTCGAGGTCGGGACCGACTTCCACGATCGCGCCGGCTTCGACGTGACGGGTCGCGACGGCCAGAAGCTGTCGGACTATTGGGCGGGGGGCATGCGCAGCCTGCACGGCCTGCACGTTCACGGGTTTCCGAACATGTTCGTCGTGCAGCAGAACCAGGCGGCGGCCTTCATCGCCAACTATCCGCACAACCTCGTCGACCATGCCGACACGGTCGCCTGCATTGTCAAGCATGCGGAAGGCGAGGGCCATGCGAGCGTAGAGCCGAGTGCCGAAGCGGAGCAGGCCTGGATCGATTTCCTGCTGACGGGCCCCGGAGCGCGGCTCGGCAGCACCGAGTGTACGCCCGGCTATTACAACAACGAGGGCCAGGGATACGGAGAGCAGGAACGCTTCGCCATGGGTCATCCGGCAGGCGCGCAGGGATTCTTCACGCACATCGACCAGTGGCGCAAAGCGGGCACGTTCGAGGGGCTGGAGTTCAGCTAG
- a CDS encoding isochorismatase family protein, whose protein sequence is MGSGGQTFEESYAGVYDGRLEPGDKAALLVVDLVVAYSDESSPLYCETAGAAIEVNRRLIAAARKAGVPVVFTNVAYGPGDKAGNVFYRKAPVLRVFDDGSPLGAFPDGIDAPPGDTITKQYPSAFFGTGLADRLRANGVDTLLITGFSTSGCVRASALDALQEGFIPFVVRDACADRHPEPHEANLRDLQAKYAEVIDSDAALAILAR, encoded by the coding sequence GTGGGTTCGGGCGGCCAGACCTTCGAGGAAAGCTACGCAGGCGTCTACGACGGCAGGCTGGAGCCTGGTGACAAGGCTGCATTGCTGGTCGTCGACCTGGTCGTTGCCTATTCGGACGAAAGCTCGCCCCTCTACTGCGAGACGGCAGGGGCCGCGATCGAGGTAAACCGCCGCCTGATCGCCGCGGCGCGCAAGGCCGGTGTGCCTGTCGTCTTCACCAATGTCGCCTATGGTCCCGGCGACAAGGCGGGCAACGTCTTCTACCGCAAGGCCCCGGTGCTGCGGGTGTTCGACGACGGTTCGCCGCTCGGAGCATTTCCCGACGGCATCGATGCGCCTCCCGGCGATACGATCACCAAGCAATATCCGTCCGCCTTCTTCGGGACCGGACTTGCCGACCGGCTGCGCGCAAATGGCGTGGACACGCTGCTCATCACGGGCTTCTCGACCTCGGGCTGCGTGCGCGCCTCTGCCCTCGATGCGCTGCAGGAAGGCTTCATCCCCTTCGTTGTGCGCGACGCATGCGCCGATCGCCACCCCGAGCCGCACGAGGCGAACCTGCGCGACCTCCAGGCGAAATATGCCGAGGTGATCGACAGCGACGCTGCGCTCGCCATCCTCGCGCGGTAG
- a CDS encoding catalase: MTKKSTTPPTTTDAGIRAPSDEHSLTLGPDGPIVLNDHYLIEQMANFNRERIPERQPHAKGSGAFGYFECTEDVSQYTKAVCFQKGKKTETAMRFSTVAGERGSPDTWRDPRGFSVKFYTEDGNFDMVGNNTPIFFIRDPLKFQHFIRSQKRRADNGLRDHDMMWDFWTLSPESAHQVTYLMGDRGVPKNWREMNGYGSHTYMLINEEGEKFWVKFHFMTDVGEMSGNAHLTQDEAVKKAGEDSDYHRRDLFDAIHKGDFPSWTLKWQIMPYEDAKTYRINPFDLTKTWPHADYPLIEVGKLVLNENPVDWDTQIEQLAFEPNNMIPGIGLSPDKMLLARGFSYADAHRHRLGVNYKQIPVNSARNAEVNSYSRAGAMRTVNAVDPVYAPNSYGGPAAQPVTGNEAAWYADGDMVRQAYTLREDDDDVSQPRALINEVMDDAQRDRFVSNVAGHLADGVSEKVLQRAFEYWKAIDAKIGERIEKMVRDKIGGKSKAPGMGSAKSTTDEATLGPVGVGDPTRETEPAE, from the coding sequence ATGACCAAGAAAAGCACCACGCCGCCCACCACGACGGACGCCGGCATTCGCGCGCCGAGCGACGAGCATTCGCTGACGCTCGGCCCTGACGGCCCGATCGTCCTCAACGACCACTACCTCATCGAGCAGATGGCGAACTTCAACCGCGAACGCATTCCCGAGCGTCAGCCCCACGCCAAGGGGTCGGGTGCCTTCGGCTATTTCGAATGCACCGAAGACGTCTCGCAATACACCAAGGCGGTCTGCTTCCAGAAAGGCAAGAAGACCGAAACTGCCATGCGGTTTTCGACCGTTGCCGGCGAGCGTGGCAGCCCCGATACCTGGCGCGACCCGCGCGGCTTCTCCGTCAAATTCTACACCGAGGACGGCAATTTCGACATGGTCGGCAACAACACGCCGATCTTCTTCATCCGCGATCCGCTCAAGTTCCAGCATTTCATCCGCAGCCAGAAGCGCCGCGCCGACAACGGCCTGCGCGATCACGACATGATGTGGGATTTCTGGACCCTCAGCCCCGAAAGCGCGCACCAGGTGACCTACCTGATGGGCGATCGCGGCGTGCCGAAGAACTGGCGCGAGATGAACGGCTACGGTTCGCACACCTACATGCTGATCAACGAGGAAGGCGAGAAATTCTGGGTCAAGTTCCACTTCATGACCGATGTCGGCGAGATGAGCGGCAACGCTCACCTGACGCAGGACGAGGCGGTCAAAAAGGCAGGCGAGGACAGCGATTACCATCGTCGCGACCTGTTCGACGCGATCCACAAGGGCGATTTTCCCAGCTGGACGCTCAAGTGGCAGATCATGCCCTACGAGGATGCCAAGACCTATCGCATCAACCCGTTCGACCTGACCAAGACCTGGCCTCATGCAGACTATCCGCTGATCGAGGTCGGCAAGCTGGTGCTGAACGAGAACCCGGTCGACTGGGATACTCAGATCGAGCAGCTCGCCTTCGAGCCGAACAACATGATCCCCGGCATCGGCCTGAGCCCCGACAAGATGCTGCTTGCGCGCGGGTTTTCCTATGCGGATGCGCACCGGCATCGTCTCGGCGTCAACTACAAGCAGATCCCGGTCAATTCGGCGCGGAATGCCGAGGTCAATTCCTACTCGCGCGCAGGTGCGATGCGGACCGTCAATGCAGTCGACCCCGTCTATGCGCCCAATTCCTATGGCGGCCCGGCAGCGCAACCCGTCACCGGCAACGAGGCCGCCTGGTATGCAGATGGCGACATGGTGCGCCAAGCCTATACCCTTCGCGAGGACGATGACGACGTCAGCCAACCGCGTGCGCTGATCAACGAGGTCATGGACGACGCGCAACGCGATCGCTTCGTATCGAACGTCGCCGGCCACCTTGCCGACGGTGTCAGCGAGAAGGTGCTGCAACGGGCATTCGAATACTGGAAGGCGATCGACGCGAAGATCGGCGAACGGATCGAGAAAATGGTGCGCGACAAGATCGGCGGCAAGTCGAAGGCTCCGGGCATGGGCTCGGCCAAGTCGACCACGGATGAAGCAACGCTCGGCCCGGTCGGGGTCGGCGATCCGACGCGCGAGACCGAACCGGCAGAGTAA